Part of the Benincasa hispida cultivar B227 chromosome 12, ASM972705v1, whole genome shotgun sequence genome is shown below.
ATAGCCATGGCTTCAACTCTTTCCTCTTCTCCTTCACCTCTGTTGTCCTTCAAACCCAGACCCCTTAAGAAAACCCCACCGGCACGAGTCACTGTCCTGCCTCCGAGGGTGAAAGCTGAGGCTGGAGCCGGAAGCGATCACAACAAAGATGCATCTTTGGAGGTGCATGTCAATCCAAGCGGCCAGGGCCAGGGGACGTCCGTGGAGAGGCGGCCGGGGCCCAAGCGGCTGGCCCTGGACGTTTCACCTTATGGCAAGTCCTTCcaatattaattaactaattaagcACATAAGTCATTCCCATTTAGTATGAATGTTGGTTGAAATGATATTCGATTACCCTTTTGTAGGAATTTTGGACCCTCTATCTCCAATGAGGACGATGAGGCAAATGCTGGACACAGTGGACAGGTTGTTCGACGACGCAGTAATGATGACACCAGGATGGAGATGGAGCAGGGGTGAGGTCCGAGCTCCTTGGGACATTGAAGAGCACGAAAACGAAATCAGGATGCGTTTTGACATGCCTGGCCTCACCAAGGAACATGCCAAGGTTTCTGTTGAAGACGATTTTTTGATTATAAAAGGCGGCCATGAGACTGAAACCACCAACTCCAGCAGCAATGATGACGGCTGGTCCACAAGGAACGCCTCTGCTTACCACACCCGCCTCCAACTTCCTGATGGCGTTGACAAAGACAACATCAAGGCCCAGCTTTCCAATGGCGTTCTTTACATTACACTACCTAAAATCAAAGTTCAACGCAAGGTCATGGATATAGAGATCCAGTAACTGTTTGATATTCCAATTCCATGActagtttttggttttgtttgtgAGTTTGCTACTTTTAGCTCTCTTCTGATGTATAGATGCATATAACATTAGTGTTTCTCAAATTCCCGTACATATAATATTCAATAATGGCAAATTATGTCTCTCTCGACTATTCTGGCTGTTACTGAATTTGTTCTATAAATCCAACATCATAAGGACGCTCAGTGGAAAGTAAGCTTGACTAACTTTGCAATTATACACATTCATTGGATGCTACAGTTACACTAGGCTTCATTTCCTTCAGGAATGGCTGCCAGTGCTGGCTTCCAAGTTGATGAAGATTCGAAATTACACAACGTGGTTTGCTCAAGCTGCTGCATGATTAGGTCTTCCATTGACACTTGTTTGGCCAGTAACTGCTGGAGTTGTTTCTTTGTCA
Proteins encoded:
- the LOC120068326 gene encoding small heat shock protein, chloroplastic, with amino-acid sequence MASTLSSSPSPLLSFKPRPLKKTPPARVTVLPPRVKAEAGAGSDHNKDASLEVHVNPSGQGQGTSVERRPGPKRLALDVSPYGILDPLSPMRTMRQMLDTVDRLFDDAVMMTPGWRWSRGEVRAPWDIEEHENEIRMRFDMPGLTKEHAKVSVEDDFLIIKGGHETETTNSSSNDDGWSTRNASAYHTRLQLPDGVDKDNIKAQLSNGVLYITLPKIKVQRKVMDIEIQ